Sequence from the Miscanthus floridulus cultivar M001 chromosome 16, ASM1932011v1, whole genome shotgun sequence genome:
agcatttgttaccgggttacttggcagatattagAGTAATCCAGaaatagaacactgaaaattagtaaagaaaattTTGTGTTACCTGTAAGGTATGAAGGATCTCATGCTaacatacagaagatctgattccctacatatagaggggtatacagattctgattatgagGGAGATGACAGAAAGTCCACGTCCAGATACATATTCACTCTTATAGAAGGAGCTAtgtcatggaaaagctcaaagcaaaccgtcactacatcgtccacaatatatgtcgagtttgtagcatgttatgagaccacatggcaggtgaattggctgaaaaaaTTCATGCCCgtgttgaaagtggtagacgacatacataaaccactcaagttatactgcaaTAATAATCCAGCGGTATgctatgctcacaacaataagtcaagtgatgctgccaaacatattgacataaagtatcatattgtgaaagacaaagtccgagATCATATAATTAGCCTTGAACATATAAGAAcaaaaaagatgctcgcggatccgcttacataaggcttaccacccagcgtgttcagagaacacttagccggcatgagtttaagggaaagcctatgattcctggacaatgagggcctagttgagaatttgtttcaaaacagagaggtgcattgtagctgtttaatctaatggcaactgaccgtgacgatgaggcgcgctctatgcactgatctgtgatggaatagaaacaagataaaataagtaagttaagtttaattcataaggtgagatcaaggggaagaatgttagattgatctccaccaattgaccCAACGACCAATTAAGCTcttggatccgcgccctgatcgggggcgcccaaccgctccatggttggtgggctgTTCTATTCTTTTTcagcccaccaaccatggagcggttgggtGCCCCCAATCAGGGAGCAGATCCAAGGGCCTAACTGGACCAATtcgtggagatcaatctaacaccctGCAGTCTGTGTAACAGTCTGCTAAGCATCAACCATGCACATGCTTAGCGCCCTGGCCCTGGCCCTGCGATGCGCACCGCAATTTTTTTCGTCTTTATTTCCCTCGAATCGTATGATATTGGGGGGTCTTGGTCCAGATAATTATTGTCTTATATAAGTTTCTGTCGACCGACCAACTCACAAGAAAAGATTTACccaattaaaaaaaataatagcTTTCTTAGAGCAACTCTAGCACGATCCTACACTATTTTCCATGCCCTAGCCAGAGTAGAAAAGAAACACATGCGGCAACAGCCCATGCTCGGTCCTTCAATCCACCCAAGCTTATTTCTAGAGTCTCTCAAAAGGGAGGAGACGTTGTGACTTCTCTAGTctttagatacattgtttttactatgtatatagacatagTATATAACAAAAgctatttatctagaaaaccaaaatCTTCTTCTAATAtagaatagagggagtatttTTCTATTAGCCAGGTTTCTTCTAAGTTTTTTTTGACATCCCTCCCCCCACTCTTCATTGGCGGTCCTCCCCTGACCCACCCTTCCGTCAAAAGGAGTGTTGTCTCTAGCTCATTTTTAGAAAGTTGGAGACTCGGTAGCACCAATCCACCTTCCCCTCACTCGTCTGGCCTCTTTTCATCCTCTGATGATTGGAGCTCATGCACCTCGACTGATCATATAACCCCGCGGCTCGATCTCGGCACCTTGGCCTCTTATTGTCCCCGACGACACAAGCATGACCTTCGCGTCTACTTGTCATCCTTGGTAACTTGACAGATTTAGAGGAGATGGTGGATGAGACATGGTGATGGCTCGGACGCAAGCGACCTCATTCGTCTGAGCACTGGGACTAAGTGTGACCCAATAGTACTACATGGTCGACGATGAGCATGACAAAGTCGGACTTGTGTGTAGCAAGCCATAGGGAGTGAGCCCCTCGGTAGCCTTGAGGAGTACCAAGAGGATATAAGTtgagaagggagagagagaggagtccACCAGTGTGCGCATATGGGAGAGGACAAAAAGGGAGAATAGCCCCTAACAAGCGGGCCTCATGTGTCAATGTCATCGGAAAAACAGGGGCTAAAAGTTAGGGGAGTGCTGCTATAGTTAGAGTCTAAAACAAGAGCCGTGAAAAAAAAATCAGAGGCCTATTTTTAGGGGGTGTTGCTTGAGTTATTCTTAAGAAACAATGTAAGCCATCGATGGTACAGTTCAATTGAAAACCCTAACCTCGCTAGAGTTGAAGAAGATGGTCAGGACGTGCGATCTTGACTTTTAAGGACCAAGCAGTGGTCTAGCCAAAACCTCATAAAGCGAGAGGAATAAAAATATGCTCGGATCAAATATAGCGATCCGctgttctttttttctttttcctaaacCAATGTGTCGATTTCTTGGAAGGTGGAGGGAAGCATCAAATAACTATTGTCCGTACTATACGATACGAATACGACGGCCATGACGCGTTTGAAGCTAGCTAGCGGTCTCGACAGGCACGTAAGAATAATATGGACCGGACGTCTGCCATGCCAAAGCTTTGCGCTTTTGCATGGGCGACTGACTGGTTTTGTATGGTTGGAACGAACGAGCACTCTGCGGTCTCGCCTCCTCGCGCGTCCCGTTCCGCTTAAATTCCACGGCGCGCGCCGCCCAAGAGCGCGCCCCCCTGCGTCCTCCCGGTCCCAGCGACCCAGCTCCACTTGACGTGTACGGGTGCCGGCGTGCCGACAGGATCAGACGACGATTCTTTCTTCCGGTCTCCGGCCAAGGGGATGATTATTCGAGCTTTTCGCGGTGGTGGACTGGCGGCCTTGCTTTTGTTTTGCTGTGTGCCTCCTTTGCTGTTAGCATGGCACACGGATGTATGTACTACACATGGACGTGCACTACTTCGGTCAGCAGTGTATAGTGGCGAGCAAAGAATCACAGAAAGCGAGCGTGGTCTGAGGTCTCTGTCGATCGAGTTCTCCGGTTTTCTCCGAGGTCTAGCTAGCTTTTGCGTTGTTGACTCCTCCACGCGTTCCCACTTGTGGATTGTGGTCACGAACGTACGTACACTCACGCGGACCTGACCTTTGCTTGTGCTTTGGTTATCGGTGATGGAAGCAGCCAACTAGCAGGCCGGTAGCGCCAAAAGGCATCATGGGCATATGTGCGCTTTTATATATGCTTAGTTGCCATGAATGACCAAACGTACGTGGTAGGTGGTAGTGGTACACTGTATGGGCCGAGTGCGCTATGTACATTAGTCATTTTTCACGCACGAATAACGGAAAAAGTTGGTTTGACACTACTGCACAGAGCACACACTACACGACatagcatctttgccgagggcctgaagaTTTGCCGAGGAAAAAtgctcgagcactcggcaaagagtctgaccctcggcaaagactctttgccgagggccagactcTCGGCAACGACAAGCACACGACAACAATAATTATTTGCAGGGCCGGTCGTCGGCAACATCGCCTGACACGACGTCCATCCCCTGCcgtcaatctttgccgagggcatcaccgttaggccctcggcaaagactttttaaccgtttttgaattttttcttttaaaattttttttgccgagtgcccctggaccagcactcgacaaagaaccaagctggcactcggcaaattttcaattttttttgtttttttgaccccaaattttttgttgggcccgcctacattgtttacaacttcatgttcaaatttggtgctttttctagttttttttgttatatttggttgattaatttgattatgttgaatttttatatataattcaaatttgaactgtaagtgcatggaatattgtaatctagtgcttcgaaaaatgttattcatggtattttgtgtatgttgagtctctatccacgaactcgcatcaaatttcgcgcatcttcttcacgtaatatgacgagccacttgccgaaaaagtgttttaaaattatataaagtccatacgaagtccaaaaatcacgaaacttgtcgagatgttatgtttatcgcatgtgtaggctgtggtaaaaaattgagaatgtttcgagcaagttacgcaacttgctcgaaacattctcaattttttaccacagcctacacatacGATAACATAACACCTCgataagtttcgtgatttttggacttcgtatggactttatataattttaaaacacttttccggcaagtggctcgtcatgttacgtgaagaagatgcgcgaaatttgatgcggtgatgtctgggttttatgcatctgatgtcgcaacttgctcgaaacattctcaattttttaccacagcctacacatgcgataacatgacacctcgacaagtttcatgatttccggacttcgtatggactttatataattttaaaacacttttccggcaagtggctcatcatgttacgtgaagaagatgcgcgaaacttgatgcgagttcgtggatagagactcaacatacaccaaataccatgaataacattttttgaagcactagattacaatattccatgcacttgcagttcaaatttgaaatagtcgaaaaaattcaacgaaacaaaactaattaaggaaataaagtaaaaaaactaaaaattgtcccaaattttgaaatggagttttaactactgtagcaaggccccagaaaaaaaggggcgaaaaaaacaaaaaaaaattgagcctttgccgagcgccaggtcacagggcgctcggcaaagaattttttaaaaaaaaataaaaaaaacctttgccgagtgccgctgggcctggcactcggcaaatcttttaacctaaaggcccagcatgggccggcccaaccccACCCCCTCCTCACTCGTCTCCCACCCGCCCCCGCGtcgccgtgccgccgccgccgaccccgcCGTCGTCCCCCTCCGGCGAGGTCCTGCCGGGCCCGCCCCGAAGCCCTCGCCCCCGTCCAGCCTCGgcggccccgcgcccgcgccccggtGGCCTCGCGCCCCTGCCCCGgcggccccgcgcccgcgccctggGTCCCCGGCCGCCGCCCCGAGCTCACCAGCGCCCCAGGCTCCAAGCTCCCCAGGGACAACGACCCGGTCGGCCCCGAGCTCCACCGGCCCCGCCGTGCCCTGCGATCGGCCAGCAGAGGgaggagaggagcaagaggaagaaagagaagggggaggaggaagaagaggaaggtgccgacccgaccgcTCGTCGATCCTCGCGCCGTTCCGACCgcccgttgatcctcgcgctgctgcggtcatccccgccgtcgtcgccggcccttgctcttgccgttcttgccgccaaggtaagccctacctttgtagtgttagtagtagtagtagttagtagttttaGTAGTAGTAAGTTGttgtgttagtagtagtagttagtagtgttagttgtagtagttagtagtgttagttgtagggttagtagtagtagtagttagtaaatagtagtagttagtaagtagtagtggttgttagtagtagttagtagtgttagttgtaggcttagtagtagtagttagtaaatagtagtagttagtaagtagtagtggttagtagtagtagttgttaatagttaagtagttcttagtattagtattgttagtagttaagtagttgttagtagtagttgtagggttagtagtaattgttgttgtactacttcaatactttcatctgcatggaaagagaactaaagtacatggctcctcttgatatattggtggttgttggccttcatgcccatgtttggtatatatgtggttgttggcctttgtgccatgttttttgtaggttttgggaacctccccgtgcaggggaggtgctgccgaaattttgagtcgacactaaccatttttgcccttttttgcaggaggacatgtgggagggactcggcgaccccgatcgtcttcgtcggcgctgcgggtcttcctgcatcgcgtcgactcgccactgcaccgactcttcACCTCCTCGCtaccctgacctcaccggcaccctaggtataacccctctatccgtatgtggtctttggtcgcgtaacctagttaggtgtctcccgtccgaaagagatacggttggaggtatacagatctttgtatatctgtgaccgtatctgttttggattgttcacgttttttggacagcccgcggatgcgtagatgggttagtttccatggtccgctccggtccgagatggtgttttggcatcaccccctgttgttctccagatacacactctcccttgcaggacgtgcatcgggagaacagcggggaggtgctgccaaaattctatctcggatagggagcagagcatggaaactaacctcatctacgcatccgtgggtgggattaggacctatcctcacctattagagagtaggaacaccgcgtagatgcaattgatggttacattactatgtgctatatatgtggaaggatgaaagaccgtcagtggatgtacacgggctgaagaagcaggagtgactttgacattgagtgggtgaatgggatagatgctttcttggaacatgcatggagctcgggtgtagctaaaggacattttaaactttggtgtccctgtagcaaatgtgacaacaacagaagggtagacaaggtgaccatgggtaaacatcttgtgtacaatggttatacggctggctaccaccggtggatccaccatggtgaagcagatcgtataagagcggaggtggtgagaccacgcctcaaggcttttgatgatgatgccggagtagcagacatgctagatgacactcaccaagctcacttcgtagaaggacgtgagaaggaggagatggaggaagtcGCTAAGGCCTTCTAtgaaatgttggactcggcatagaaaccccttcatgagagtacaaTAGTTTCTCAGCTGGATAGCATTGGACGtgttatggggttgaaggccgagttaaatctgagtcacgaaggctttgataagatgttggccgtgtttggcagcatGCTACCAGAGAAGCACATTCTGCTGAAGAACTTGCatgagtcacagaaactacttcgtatgcttaagatgccatatgacaagatacatgtttgtccgaaggggtgcgtcttatttaggaaagatcacaaggatgcaaagtactgtccaaagtgtaaatccttaaggtacctggaggtagactctggagatggccagaagaggcagcttacgatCCCCACGAAAGTCCTATGGCACCTTCCGTTTgtgccgaggatccaatggcttttcatgaccgaggaatccacgaaatagatgacatggcataaagaaggtgtacggtacaagccatggacgatggtgcatccgtccgatgccgaagcatggacgtactttaatgacaaacatcctgacaaagcagctgaggctcgtaatgtacgtgtcgcgctggcaacagatgggttcaatcattatggacagttgtctgccccatacacatgttggcccatgtttgttatccccctgaatctccccccccccgacatctcctttcaacgacataacatcttcttgttgttgataattcctggacatccgaggagtaatatgggtgtgtacatggagcctatgattgatgaattgatcgacgcttgggagaagggggtatggacatatgaccgagctacaaaatcatccttcaagatgcatgtttggtgccactactccctgcatgacttcctggcgtatgggttattcgccgcctggtgtgtccacgggaagttcccgtgcccaatatgcaaggaagctgtgaggttcatttggttaaagaagggtggcaagtatttgtcgttcgacaggcatcgtcaattcctcccttctaaccatccattcagacaagacatcaagaactttacgaaaggtgttgcaGTGATAGACCTTAAACCGCGCATGAAGAGTGGTGCTGAGgtgcgtgctcagatagatgctctcatgcccaatgaaggaggtggttttgtgggatatggtgagtaacatatgtggactcataagtccggcttgacgaggctcccctattttgatgaccttcttctgccacataacattgatgtaatacataccgaaaagaatatcgccgaggcactttggggaactctcatgaacactaacaagtctaaggacaacgttaaggctagagtggatctagcGACATTGTGTGATAGACCGAAGCAAGAGATGTGGCCTCCTAGTGGCAGaaacaaacaatggaaaagacctaAGGTTGATTTTGTCTTGGaacccgatcaaaggagggaagtactaaaatggatcaagacgttaatgttcctAGATGGATATGCAGTGAATCTATGTAgtggagtgaacttaggcactttacgagtcaacgggatgaagagtcatgactacgacatatggattgagcggcttcttctagcgatggtccgaggctatgtccctgaccatgtctggcaagtgctggcagagttgagctttttcttccgtcagctttgtgccaaggagatatctcggactgTCGCTCAGGAcatggaaaaagcggcacctgtgttgctctgtaagctagagaagatctttccacccggcttcttcttgcccatgcagcatctgattgtgcacctcccgtccgaggcacgtttggggggctcgtgcaagcccggtggtgctatccaatcgagagatgtctaaagactcttcgcaagaaatatacaaataaagctagaattaaggcttccattgtagaggcaagtctaagggaggaggtggcaaacttcacaacactatactataagccaaaacttcctagcaatcataatccactccctcgttataatgttggcgaaaatgaatggacccacaacctgttccaaggccaactcggcagcgcaagtggattgaccaataagatattgggaaatgaagagtggcaaagtggcatgctatatgtgttgaccaaccttcccgaggtgcagccgttcgtcaagtaagttctcaacgaacttgtttcaatacgccctgAATATTCTTCATGCAACCCCACTGATTCTTGTTCGGATAGGGAATTTGTTTGTGAGTCCTGGCATCAATCGAGGGATCCTACCTCGTAGGAACATGACACCCTTCTTTCTCGAGGTGTGggtgcggggaggcctgatttcatttcttggttcaaacaaaaggtaatgtccaatttagctcccacGTTCCATATTCCAAGTTTCTCGTTCATTCAATTAATATAACgacctatcatgcttgagcttgcaggcctaGACTGACTCATCCATGAGtgaggagttgagacaggttgcaggcggctatgatgttagggtgcagtcatttaccagttatgacatgaacggatatcgcttccacacaacaagatatgagcagactcggcccaaacgaaaaaccacaaatagcgaagtttgcacgcccgacactgatggcctcgactatcatggtagagttgaggaaatctatgaactctcatttcatggtcacaaacataaacctgtcgtgttcaaatgccactggtttaatcctcgagaaacgagacggacccctcatcttgggctagtcgagatttgagaagattccatctatccaggaaaagatgtctacattgtggctcaataggccgtgcaggtgtactatacgcgatatgccaaccaagacaaagcggatcttaagggttgggctattgtgcaccaggtgtctCCACACGGTAAATTACCTGCCCTAAACGAtgacgattacaacttcaacgcaaacacatatgatggatagttctatcaagaagatgggctaccaggcacgtttgagatagtcttacccaaagcgatcgaaatggaagtagacaacgaaatagaggatgacgaggttgatggagatgtggtgcaaaatgccaaggacatagaaatgcttgaccgattaaggctaggcaatgacgatgaagacaacatagaacctttagatagtgttgcccatttggataattttgacagtgatgatgacacctatgatcctaatcataaagattattcctaatacatgtaatactatgtttgttttagtttgtgttttctttatttattttgaatctatttctaatatatatactaataagtcttgttcattctgtgattgcaggtgatggtGAGCAGTCGTCCACGATGTGAGATGGCCTCCCTTTACAGGAGACCACGCCCTCCTATTTCAGACGAGGAGTCGGGGTTAGGGGTAGCATCCACAGGAGGTCAAAGGAGGAGGACCAGGGTCAGCAGGAGGCAGTGGACTCCTTCCCCGCCACCTTCAGACaaggtgatggaggaggagcatGTGACAGCCATGCCCAAGGATGAGGTCAAGGACGAGGACATCCGACAGACCGAGGACGAGGTGGCCGAGGATGAGGCGATCGAGGATGAGGCGGCCGAGGATGAGGCGACCGAGGACGAGGCCGCCGAGGGCGACAGTTCCGCTACCCTGACTGtctaccagcgaggtcccgcgagcctccctcagcctccgcttcctcacaaccggccactgattcgccctatggcaaagaggtaagtaactatagatgttatcacaactacttcatatgataatgttggaaatcaaaagaggaactggtaaattttcttaatcacttgtgcagggcctggttggttttgttgggTACTCCTGCATGctcccccgcgagcatccttggtgttttgtgcaggaaatggtaccccggccttATGAATGTGTCCAAGGacgtgcgggagccggcctacacgtgggacaggtaccagttggcccctgacgataggtaccgcaacaagcaggagcgggtactggcggagttttgggtaagtctctctcgcacaacattttcattgggcaagtcttttattgaaataatgaatggatacattggttttgtatgcagaggtatttcaagccggaagaaggacttgaggcccgggcggatcaggcggctgccgccgcctgtaggaagtacgtcaccgacatgcaccacgaggcgcgCGTGCAGGCCCATAGAGACTACTATGCCGTGGTGTTGAAGCAATCCatcagcaagcctgatgcaagacAGGTGGAGCTGTCCCGGGCCCAGTACCTTAAGGTAGACGAAAAATATTAATaatgatttgttttgagattaagtcggtttaattttatctttttctatgtcaaataatcgatgacttgtaggtgattccctggtggtgccgatcccactctgtgtgctgggagatgatcgtggatagtgtaacagaaccaaccaaagcagataatttagcaaacttaagcctgtataacctggtagtccatgaaaccacgaaggatttcaaaccaatcgtcatacaaaccaagatcatacaagtttagcaagtaccatcacatgtgacataaagttcacaatgacCATTGAATACATCAGAgttttagaatataaagttattacaaaccaagtttaatctcaaatagcggaagcaaatagttttaaaaccacacacacattcttagttcagatacagtgccagtaagTAGCCGTCTCCATCAAAACCATCAGAGGAGAGATATGGAGTGACcatttgcccttggtcctagttgtcacccatcgccgggtacaggcagttaatgcaatagccgtagtacatttgaccatctgcaacaacaatgggaacaacgccctgagtacgagaaggtactcagctagacttacccgccttaaaccaaaataaagcgacaccaaggattatgcaaggctttctttagtgggctagctgacttgtttgtgaaaagcatagactatcatgaagaaaccaattTAAGTATTTTGCagcatctttattataacctatccatctatGTAATCACCTGCACTATAGCAATCATTCGATTAACccataacatctagttaccaatttagattgagcatatcccataccatccagataaccatcattgtcccatcataattactacgatgctgtagctcgagtcaagtgctcactatctaggagcgatggcgattcgaatcgattcctaaccagctggtgatttattcctcacacaaaccatgcttcccctACCAGGGTAGCTTAGATCACCAAGGATACTATTTAGGTAGCCGCGGGACAATCTAGagccgcact
This genomic interval carries:
- the LOC136511341 gene encoding vegetative cell wall protein gp1-like, with the translated sequence MGRPNPTPSSLVSHPPPRRRAAAADPAVVPLRRGPAGPAPKPSPPSSLGGPAPAPRWPRAPAPAAPRPRPGSPAAAPSSPAPQAPSSPGTTTRSAPSSTGPAVPCDRPAEGGEEQEEEREGGGGRRGRCRPDRSSILAPFRPPVDPRAAAVIPAVVAGPCSCRSCRQGDGEQSSTM